Proteins from one Streptomyces genisteinicus genomic window:
- a CDS encoding AAA family ATPase, with protein MSRPAHGLVLGKFYPPHAGHHHLVRTAAEHCARLTVLVCASSVETVPLADRVAWMREVHPGVRVVGAVDDTPVDLHDPGVWDAHMAVFTAAVPEPVDAVYTSEEYGPELARRFGALHVSVDPDRSAFPVSGTAVRADPAGLWDFLAAPVRAALTRRVVVLGAESTGTTTLSRDLAAHYRRRGGVWARTGWVAEYGREYSEARLAALRARRPGADWSEVVFTSEEFPVIAREQAAREEAAARAGSPLLVCDTDAFATTVWHERYMDAPYPVATEPRRQHLWILTDHRGVAFEDDGLRDGEHLRPWMTGRFREELTRTGRPFAEVTGDREERLAAAVEAVDALLDDGLRFADPLPERR; from the coding sequence ATGAGCCGCCCCGCGCACGGTCTGGTGCTCGGCAAGTTCTACCCGCCGCACGCCGGCCACCACCACCTCGTCCGCACCGCCGCCGAGCACTGCGCACGGCTCACCGTCCTGGTCTGCGCCTCCTCCGTGGAGACCGTGCCCCTCGCCGACCGGGTCGCCTGGATGCGCGAGGTCCACCCCGGCGTCCGGGTGGTCGGAGCCGTCGACGACACCCCCGTCGACCTCCACGACCCCGGCGTGTGGGACGCCCACATGGCCGTCTTCACCGCGGCCGTCCCCGAACCGGTCGACGCCGTGTACACCTCGGAGGAGTACGGCCCCGAACTCGCCCGCCGCTTCGGAGCCCTGCACGTCTCCGTCGACCCGGACCGCTCCGCGTTCCCGGTCTCCGGCACCGCCGTGCGGGCCGACCCCGCGGGCCTCTGGGACTTCCTCGCCGCCCCCGTCCGGGCCGCGCTGACCCGCCGGGTCGTGGTCCTCGGCGCCGAGTCCACCGGCACCACCACCCTCTCCCGCGACCTCGCCGCCCACTACCGCCGGCGCGGCGGCGTCTGGGCGCGCACCGGCTGGGTCGCCGAATACGGCAGGGAGTACAGCGAGGCCCGGCTCGCCGCCCTGCGCGCCCGTCGCCCCGGGGCCGACTGGTCCGAGGTGGTGTTCACCTCCGAGGAGTTCCCCGTCATCGCCCGGGAGCAGGCCGCCCGGGAGGAGGCCGCGGCCCGCGCGGGGTCGCCGCTCCTCGTCTGCGACACCGACGCCTTCGCGACCACCGTCTGGCACGAGCGCTACATGGACGCCCCCTACCCGGTCGCCACCGAACCGAGGCGCCAGCACCTGTGGATCCTGACCGACCACCGCGGGGTCGCCTTCGAGGACGACGGCCTGCGCGACGGGGAGCACCTGCGCCCCTGGATGACCGGCCGCTTCCGCGAGGAGCTGACCCGCACCGGACGTCCCTTCGCCGAGGTCACCGGAGACCGCGAGGAGAGGCTCGCCGCCGCGGTCGAGGCGGTCGACGCGCTGCTGGACGACGGCCTCCGGTTCGCCGACCCGCTCCCGGAGCGCCGCTGA
- the pnuC gene encoding nicotinamide riboside transporter PnuC, with the protein MSLADMLQPLQQPLFTLLDTPVSWVEVLGFGSGALCVWLVARQHIANWPIGIANNLFFILLFTQAGLYADAGLQIVFIALAAYGWWTWTHGGGPGSGTLPVRRTTRTEWLWLLAAGAVGTTGLTLLLDRATDSTVPFWDALTTALSLMATYGQCRKRLESWWLWIAADVVYIPLYAHKELYLTSLLYAGFLTLCLIGLRNWHRDLAHGGPRTTAEAVA; encoded by the coding sequence GTGAGCCTCGCAGACATGCTCCAGCCCTTGCAGCAACCGCTGTTCACCCTGCTCGACACGCCCGTCAGCTGGGTCGAGGTCCTCGGCTTCGGCAGCGGCGCGCTCTGCGTCTGGCTCGTCGCCCGCCAGCACATCGCCAACTGGCCGATCGGCATCGCCAACAACCTCTTCTTCATCCTGCTGTTCACCCAGGCCGGGCTCTACGCCGACGCCGGCCTCCAGATCGTCTTCATCGCCCTCGCCGCGTACGGCTGGTGGACCTGGACCCACGGGGGTGGACCAGGCTCCGGCACGCTGCCCGTGCGCCGCACGACGCGCACCGAGTGGCTGTGGCTGCTCGCGGCGGGGGCGGTGGGGACCACCGGACTCACACTCCTGCTCGACCGGGCCACCGACTCCACCGTCCCCTTCTGGGACGCCCTGACCACCGCGCTCTCCCTGATGGCGACCTACGGCCAGTGCCGCAAGCGCCTGGAGTCCTGGTGGCTGTGGATCGCCGCGGACGTCGTCTACATCCCGCTCTACGCCCACAAGGAGCTCTACCTGACCTCGCTGCTCTACGCCGGCTTCCTGACCCTGTGCCTGATCGGGCTGCGCAACTGGCACCGCGACCTCGCCCACGGCGGGCCGCGGACCACGGCGGAGGCCGTCGCATGA
- a CDS encoding pseudouridine synthase, with translation MRSSSSGRNSSGNNGGSRGGNSGGRGSSGGARRGGDGGGRGNYRGAGNGRDDRQGGGRPRNPRPEERRYDVDMPSDGPGGPKKGRGGAARGGAKGGPRQSPQRGGGRTAPARSREYDARAEQRNRERYENKPQIKTPKTFGEQEGERLQKVLARAGMGSRRACEELIEAGRVEVNGSIVIEQGVRVDPEKDEIKVDGLTVATQSYLFFALNKPAGVVSTMEDPDGRQCLGDYVTNRETRLFHVGRLDTETEGIILLTNHGELAHRLTHPKYGVKKTYLAAIQGPLPREVGKRLKDGIQLEDGYARADHFRVVEQTGKNYLVEVVLHEGRKHIVRRMLAEAGFPVDKLVRTAFGPIALGDQKSGWLRRLTNTEVGMLMKEVGL, from the coding sequence ATGCGAAGCAGCAGCAGCGGCAGGAACAGCAGCGGAAACAACGGCGGGAGCCGTGGTGGCAACAGCGGCGGCCGCGGCAGCAGCGGTGGCGCCCGGCGCGGCGGCGACGGCGGCGGGCGCGGCAACTACCGGGGCGCGGGCAACGGCCGCGACGACCGGCAGGGCGGCGGCCGCCCCCGCAACCCCCGCCCCGAGGAGCGTCGCTACGACGTCGACATGCCCTCCGACGGCCCCGGCGGCCCGAAGAAGGGCCGCGGCGGAGCGGCCCGCGGCGGAGCGAAGGGCGGCCCCCGCCAGTCCCCGCAGCGCGGCGGCGGCCGCACGGCGCCGGCCCGCTCGCGCGAGTACGACGCCCGCGCCGAGCAGCGCAACCGCGAGCGGTACGAGAACAAGCCCCAGATCAAGACCCCCAAGACGTTCGGCGAGCAGGAGGGCGAGCGGCTGCAGAAGGTGCTGGCCCGGGCCGGTATGGGCTCCCGCCGGGCGTGCGAGGAGCTGATCGAGGCGGGCCGTGTCGAGGTCAACGGCAGCATCGTGATCGAACAGGGCGTCCGCGTGGACCCCGAGAAGGACGAGATCAAGGTCGACGGCCTGACCGTCGCGACCCAGTCCTACCTGTTCTTCGCGCTGAACAAGCCCGCCGGCGTCGTCTCCACGATGGAGGACCCGGACGGACGCCAGTGCCTCGGCGACTACGTCACCAACCGCGAGACCCGGCTCTTCCACGTCGGCCGGCTGGACACCGAGACCGAGGGCATCATCCTGCTCACCAACCACGGTGAACTGGCCCACCGCCTCACCCACCCCAAGTACGGCGTCAAGAAGACCTACCTGGCCGCCATCCAGGGCCCGCTGCCCCGGGAGGTGGGCAAGCGGCTCAAGGACGGCATCCAGCTGGAGGACGGCTACGCCCGCGCCGACCACTTCCGGGTCGTGGAGCAGACCGGCAAGAACTACCTGGTCGAGGTGGTCCTCCACGAGGGCCGCAAGCACATCGTGCGCCGCATGCTGGCGGAGGCGGGCTTCCCCGTCGACAAGCTGGTGCGCACCGCGTTCGGCCCGATCGCGCTCGGCGACCAGAAGTCCGGCTGGCTGCGCCGGCTGACCAACACCGAGGTCGGCATGCTGATGAAGGAGGTCGGTCTCTAG
- the scpB gene encoding SMC-Scp complex subunit ScpB: MVVDEPATEEHLAKILEVPRRAVADALRELADEYTVQGRGFELRLVAGGWRFYSRPAHADAVERFVLDGQHARLTQAALETLAVVAYRQPVSRSRVSAVRGVNCDGVMRTLLQRGLVGEAGTEPETGAILYRTTNYFLERMGLRGLDELPELAPFLPEADAIEAETQEGLPSFDPDAPEAPGHEDADDTTEM, from the coding sequence ATGGTCGTCGACGAGCCCGCGACCGAGGAGCACCTCGCGAAGATCCTCGAGGTGCCGCGCCGCGCCGTCGCCGACGCCCTGCGGGAGCTGGCGGACGAGTACACCGTGCAGGGCCGCGGGTTCGAGCTGCGGCTGGTCGCGGGCGGCTGGCGGTTCTACAGCCGGCCCGCGCACGCCGACGCGGTGGAGCGTTTCGTGCTCGACGGGCAGCACGCCCGCCTCACCCAGGCCGCCCTGGAGACCCTCGCGGTCGTCGCGTACCGCCAGCCGGTGAGCCGGTCGAGGGTGTCCGCGGTGCGCGGAGTGAACTGCGACGGGGTCATGCGCACCCTGCTCCAGCGGGGTCTGGTCGGGGAGGCGGGCACGGAACCCGAAACAGGTGCGATCCTGTACAGGACGACGAACTACTTCCTGGAGCGGATGGGCCTGCGCGGCCTGGACGAGCTCCCGGAGCTCGCGCCCTTCCTCCCCGAGGCGGACGCGATCGAGGCGGAGACGCAGGAAGGGCTCCCGTCGTTCGACCCGGACGCACCGGAGGCGCCGGGCCACGAGGACGCAGACGACACGACGGAAATGTGA
- a CDS encoding segregation and condensation protein A, with product MPPTDETSRPARRRVLGRGPGAPAAPEPVAPDEAPADADAPDGAGAPAARTASPSAPAPEAAEAATTASPPAPATAPAPDSGPSAASGAVRGAEHVPPVASGAAGAPEAAPPAAAEAPPAGGATGSAPDPGTAGATAPRDALRPEAAPEPGAVPAHARVPAPEAAPAPVPDVAPAPGAVPASDAAPGAASASEGDGRFTVRLANFEGPFDLLLQLIAKHKMDVTEVALSKVTDEFMAHIRSMGPDWDLDQTTEFLVVAATLLDLKAARLLPAAEVEDEADLALLEARDLLFARLLQYRAYKQIAEIFERRLDDESRRFPRTVGLEPHHAELLPDVVISIGAEGFARLAVKAMQPKPKPQVYVDHIHAPLVSVREQAEVVVALLRERGTASFRELTEGVDDTLTVVARFLALLELYREKALVLDQPEALGELTVTWAAGDGAGEVTVTDEFDQVVEEKE from the coding sequence ATGCCCCCGACCGACGAGACGTCCCGCCCGGCCCGCCGCCGCGTGCTGGGCCGGGGGCCCGGGGCACCGGCCGCCCCCGAGCCCGTCGCCCCGGACGAGGCGCCCGCGGACGCGGACGCGCCGGACGGCGCGGGTGCTCCCGCCGCGCGGACGGCCTCCCCGAGCGCCCCCGCGCCCGAAGCCGCGGAAGCGGCCACCACGGCCAGTCCACCCGCACCGGCGACGGCCCCCGCGCCGGATTCCGGCCCCTCCGCCGCGTCCGGAGCGGTGCGAGGCGCTGAGCACGTCCCGCCTGTCGCGTCCGGCGCGGCGGGTGCTCCCGAGGCCGCCCCGCCCGCAGCCGCCGAGGCCCCTCCCGCCGGGGGCGCCACCGGGTCCGCGCCGGACCCGGGTACCGCCGGCGCGACGGCTCCCCGCGACGCCCTCCGGCCGGAGGCGGCTCCCGAGCCCGGCGCCGTCCCCGCGCACGCCCGCGTTCCCGCGCCGGAAGCCGCTCCCGCTCCCGTCCCCGACGTGGCTCCCGCGCCCGGCGCCGTCCCCGCATCCGATGCCGCGCCCGGCGCGGCGTCCGCGTCCGAGGGGGACGGGCGGTTCACCGTGCGGCTGGCCAACTTCGAGGGGCCGTTCGACCTGCTCCTGCAACTGATCGCCAAGCACAAGATGGACGTCACCGAGGTCGCCCTCTCCAAGGTCACCGACGAGTTCATGGCGCACATCCGGTCCATGGGCCCCGACTGGGACCTCGATCAGACGACCGAGTTCCTCGTCGTGGCCGCCACGCTGCTCGACCTCAAGGCCGCGCGGCTGCTGCCGGCCGCCGAGGTGGAGGACGAGGCCGACCTCGCGCTGCTCGAAGCACGCGACCTGCTGTTCGCGCGGCTGCTCCAGTACCGGGCGTACAAGCAGATCGCCGAGATCTTCGAGCGGCGGCTGGACGACGAGTCGCGGCGCTTCCCGCGCACCGTCGGCCTCGAACCGCACCACGCGGAGCTGCTGCCCGACGTCGTGATCAGCATCGGGGCCGAGGGCTTCGCCCGGCTCGCGGTCAAGGCGATGCAGCCGAAGCCGAAGCCGCAGGTGTACGTCGACCACATCCACGCCCCGCTGGTCAGCGTCCGGGAGCAGGCCGAGGTGGTGGTCGCCCTGCTCAGGGAGCGCGGCACGGCCAGCTTCCGCGAGCTGACCGAGGGCGTCGACGACACCCTCACCGTCGTCGCGCGCTTCCTGGCCCTGCTGGAGCTGTACCGGGAGAAGGCCCTCGTGCTGGACCAGCCGGAGGCGCTCGGGGAGCTGACCGTCACCTGGGCCGCCGGGGACGGCGCCGGCGAGGTGACCGTCACCGACGAATTCGACCAGGTCGTGGAGGAGAAGGAGTGA
- a CDS encoding ParA family protein yields MNESTFTPGGGQPGTAAGQHPSPGFEAVGSVAVRPFVTHQHTTHMTTPHTMKTMDGQHVNAMAGNESGRESTHFAAYEEVPEGHFYDPDAEYEPDPEYAATLAPDAARQRRERIGPTGRPLPYFPIPGPLTDHGPAKIIAMCNQKGGVGKTTSTINLGAALAEYGRRVLLVDFDPQGALSVGLGVNPMELDLTVYNLLMERGMSADEVLLKTAVPNMDLLPSNIDLSAAEVQLVSEVARESTLQRALKPLMSDYDYIVIDCQPSLGLLTVNALTAAHKVIVPLECEFFALRGVALLTETIEKVQERLNPELELDGILATMYDSRTVHSREVLARVVEAFDDHVYHTVIGRTVRFPETTVAGEPITTYASNSVGAAAYRQLAREVLARCHAE; encoded by the coding sequence GTGAATGAGTCGACATTTACTCCCGGTGGTGGTCAGCCAGGAACGGCTGCGGGCCAGCACCCGTCGCCCGGTTTCGAGGCAGTCGGCTCCGTCGCTGTCCGCCCCTTCGTGACGCACCAGCACACGACGCACATGACGACACCCCACACGATGAAGACGATGGACGGCCAACACGTGAACGCCATGGCCGGCAACGAGAGTGGCCGAGAGTCCACCCACTTCGCCGCCTACGAGGAAGTCCCCGAAGGGCACTTCTACGACCCCGACGCCGAATACGAGCCCGACCCCGAGTACGCGGCCACCCTCGCGCCCGACGCCGCGCGTCAGCGCCGCGAGCGGATCGGCCCCACCGGGCGTCCCCTGCCGTACTTCCCGATTCCGGGCCCGCTGACCGACCACGGTCCCGCCAAGATCATCGCGATGTGCAACCAGAAGGGCGGCGTCGGCAAGACCACGTCGACCATCAACCTGGGAGCCGCGCTCGCCGAGTACGGCCGCCGGGTGCTGCTCGTCGACTTCGACCCGCAGGGCGCGCTCTCCGTGGGCCTCGGCGTGAACCCGATGGAGCTCGACCTCACCGTCTACAACCTCCTGATGGAGCGCGGCATGTCCGCGGACGAGGTCCTGCTCAAGACGGCCGTGCCCAACATGGACCTGCTGCCGAGCAACATCGACCTGTCCGCCGCCGAGGTGCAGCTGGTCAGCGAGGTCGCCCGCGAGTCGACGCTCCAGCGGGCGCTGAAGCCGCTGATGTCCGACTACGACTACATCGTGATCGACTGCCAGCCCTCGCTCGGCCTGCTCACGGTCAACGCCCTGACCGCCGCGCACAAGGTCATCGTGCCGCTGGAGTGCGAGTTCTTCGCCCTGCGCGGAGTGGCGCTGCTGACCGAGACGATCGAGAAGGTCCAGGAGCGGCTCAACCCCGAGCTGGAGCTCGACGGCATCCTCGCCACGATGTACGACTCCCGCACGGTGCACAGCCGCGAGGTGCTGGCGCGGGTCGTCGAGGCCTTCGACGACCACGTCTACCACACCGTCATCGGCCGGACCGTCCGCTTCCCGGAGACCACGGTCGCCGGTGAGCCCATCACCACGTACGCGTCCAACTCCGTCGGCGCCGCCGCCTACCGCCAGCTCGCCAGGGAGGTGCTCGCCCGGTGTCACGCCGAGTGA
- the ald gene encoding alanine dehydrogenase encodes MKVGIPREVKNNEFRVAITPAGVHELVRHGHQVVIEQNAGVGSSITDEEFVAAGAQILPTADEVWAAADLLLKVKEPIAEEYHRLRKDQTLFTYLHLAASRECTDALLESGTTAIAYETVETANRALPLLAPMSEVAGRLAPQVGAYHLMRSAGGRGVLPGGVPGTQAGRAVVIGGGVSGWNATQIAVGMGFHVTLLDKDINKLREADRIFGTKVQTIVSNAFELEKAVVEADLVIGAVLIPGAKAPKLVTNELVAKMKPGSVLVDIAIDQGGCFEDSRPTTHADPTFPVHGSVFYCVANMPGAVPHTSTYALTNATLPYIVSLANNGWAEALRRDTALAKGLNTHDGKVVYKEVAEAHGLESVELSALLG; translated from the coding sequence GTGAAGGTCGGCATCCCCCGCGAGGTCAAGAACAACGAGTTCCGGGTGGCCATCACCCCCGCCGGCGTGCACGAGCTGGTGCGCCACGGCCACCAGGTCGTCATCGAGCAGAACGCGGGCGTCGGCTCCTCGATCACGGACGAGGAGTTCGTCGCGGCGGGGGCGCAGATCCTCCCCACCGCCGACGAGGTCTGGGCCGCGGCCGACCTGCTGCTGAAGGTCAAGGAGCCGATCGCCGAGGAGTACCACCGCCTCCGCAAGGACCAGACCCTCTTCACCTACCTCCACCTGGCCGCCTCCCGCGAGTGCACCGACGCCCTGCTGGAGTCCGGCACCACCGCCATCGCCTACGAGACGGTCGAGACCGCGAACCGCGCCCTGCCGCTCCTCGCCCCGATGTCCGAGGTCGCGGGCCGGCTGGCCCCGCAGGTCGGCGCCTACCACCTGATGCGCTCGGCCGGCGGCCGCGGCGTGCTCCCCGGCGGCGTCCCCGGCACGCAGGCGGGCAGGGCCGTCGTCATCGGCGGCGGCGTCTCCGGCTGGAACGCCACGCAGATCGCCGTCGGCATGGGCTTCCACGTGACCCTGCTCGACAAGGACATCAACAAGCTGCGCGAGGCCGACAGGATCTTCGGCACCAAGGTGCAGACGATCGTCTCCAACGCCTTCGAGCTGGAGAAGGCCGTCGTCGAGGCCGACCTCGTCATCGGCGCCGTGCTGATCCCGGGTGCGAAGGCGCCGAAGCTGGTCACCAACGAGCTCGTCGCCAAGATGAAGCCCGGAAGTGTCCTTGTCGACATTGCGATCGACCAGGGCGGCTGCTTCGAGGACTCCCGTCCCACCACCCACGCCGACCCGACCTTCCCGGTCCACGGCTCGGTCTTCTACTGCGTCGCCAACATGCCCGGCGCGGTGCCCCACACCTCCACCTACGCGCTGACCAACGCCACGCTGCCCTACATCGTGTCGCTGGCGAACAACGGCTGGGCCGAGGCCCTGCGGCGCGACACCGCGCTGGCCAAGGGTCTCAACACCCATGACGGCAAGGTGGTTTACAAGGAGGTCGCGGAGGCCCACGGCCTGGAGAGCGTCGAGCTGAGCGCGCTTCTCGGCTGA
- a CDS encoding tetratricopeptide repeat protein, giving the protein MTDQALDLGGPDRAAGARTGAGDRFFGRHRELKSLHADIERAGLDTLAGRKAARARVLLVAGRPGSGRTALAAELARSLADRYPDGVLRVRLTEPGGRPVPLDEAARSLLRDLRVSAPPGADEDELAESVREALAVRRTLLLVDDVREAEHLDPLIPDNPDALVVAVSEGPLTGIPGVRPCTLGGMDAKSAIELLTGFTGEVRITVDPQAAEAVAEECGGQPAALVLVGGWLAARPSSSVADAARRLRALPDDGDQPSGGRPLARAFRLVYDSLPQPAARTLRLLALAPAGRADAHTASALAGCSVSSAEAVLESLAAAGLLRGGDGVFEVPGCLAGLLTALLATDRASEVQLARARMLERTVRRLQACRAVTEPDGSPARRKLAGLPRALRFASVAEAGAWLDARRETLLASARMAVDDGELDTLARRLVAALVRALAAHRGTEAAAADLYGLHRLVLDVATRRGLHRERAAALLNLADLDARHDRTEEALGRYREALDAGRLAKDDYATGRAMESVGGAYQELGDWQRAADWYGRALAQRQTRGERADEARLYGRLGTVHTYAGRYGEALRSWRAAVAGHRRLGDVPAQARALSEAARVQEYAGRPEESLRTCREAVEWARRAGDTRLQAALQLRLADTLERLADPTAAQLHRHAAERLLGEEGSAYEIRSGSEED; this is encoded by the coding sequence GTGACGGATCAGGCGCTGGACCTGGGCGGCCCCGACCGGGCGGCGGGCGCCCGGACCGGCGCCGGGGACCGGTTCTTCGGCAGACATCGTGAACTGAAGTCGCTGCACGCCGACATCGAACGCGCCGGTCTCGACACCCTCGCGGGCCGCAAGGCCGCCCGGGCCCGCGTCCTGCTCGTCGCGGGCCGCCCCGGCTCGGGACGCACCGCGCTCGCCGCGGAACTCGCCCGCTCGCTCGCCGACCGCTACCCGGACGGTGTGCTGCGGGTACGTCTGACCGAACCGGGCGGCCGGCCCGTCCCGCTGGACGAGGCCGCCCGTTCGCTGCTGCGCGACCTCCGGGTGTCCGCGCCGCCCGGCGCCGACGAGGACGAGCTCGCCGAGAGCGTCCGCGAGGCGCTCGCCGTCCGCCGGACGCTGCTGCTCGTCGACGACGTCCGCGAGGCCGAACACCTCGACCCGCTCATCCCCGACAACCCGGACGCCCTCGTGGTCGCCGTCTCCGAGGGGCCGCTCACCGGCATCCCCGGCGTCCGCCCCTGCACCCTCGGCGGCATGGACGCCAAGTCCGCCATCGAACTCCTCACCGGCTTCACGGGCGAGGTCCGCATCACCGTCGACCCGCAGGCGGCCGAGGCGGTGGCCGAGGAGTGCGGGGGCCAGCCCGCCGCCCTGGTGCTGGTCGGGGGCTGGCTCGCCGCGCGGCCCTCCTCCTCGGTCGCCGACGCGGCCCGCAGACTGCGCGCGCTGCCCGACGACGGCGACCAGCCGAGCGGCGGCCGTCCGCTGGCCCGGGCCTTCCGGCTGGTCTACGACTCCCTGCCGCAGCCGGCGGCCAGGACTCTGCGGCTGCTCGCCCTCGCCCCCGCCGGGCGCGCGGACGCGCACACCGCGTCCGCGCTGGCGGGCTGCTCGGTCTCGTCGGCCGAGGCCGTGCTCGAATCGCTGGCGGCCGCCGGCCTGCTCCGCGGTGGGGACGGCGTCTTCGAGGTCCCCGGCTGCCTCGCCGGCCTGCTGACCGCCCTGCTGGCGACGGACCGCGCGTCGGAGGTGCAGCTCGCGCGGGCGCGGATGCTGGAGCGCACCGTCCGCAGGCTGCAGGCGTGCCGTGCGGTCACCGAGCCGGACGGCAGCCCGGCCCGGCGCAAGCTGGCCGGGCTGCCGCGTGCGCTGCGCTTCGCCTCCGTCGCGGAGGCCGGCGCCTGGCTCGACGCCCGGCGCGAGACGCTGCTCGCCTCCGCGCGGATGGCCGTCGACGACGGGGAACTGGACACGCTGGCCAGGCGGCTGGTGGCCGCCCTGGTGCGGGCGCTGGCGGCCCACCGCGGCACCGAGGCGGCCGCCGCCGACCTCTACGGCCTGCACCGCCTGGTGCTCGACGTCGCGACGCGGCGCGGTCTGCACCGGGAGCGGGCCGCCGCCCTGCTCAACCTGGCCGACCTGGACGCCCGCCACGACCGCACCGAGGAGGCGCTGGGCCGCTACCGCGAGGCGCTGGACGCGGGCCGGCTGGCGAAGGACGACTACGCGACGGGCCGCGCGATGGAATCCGTCGGAGGGGCGTACCAGGAGCTCGGCGACTGGCAGCGGGCGGCGGACTGGTACGGCCGCGCCCTCGCGCAGCGCCAGACCCGGGGCGAGCGGGCCGACGAGGCACGGCTGTACGGGCGGCTCGGCACCGTGCACACGTACGCCGGGCGCTACGGGGAGGCGCTGCGGAGCTGGCGGGCCGCGGTGGCCGGGCACCGCAGGCTCGGCGATGTGCCCGCCCAGGCGCGGGCGCTGAGCGAGGCGGCCCGGGTGCAGGAGTACGCGGGCCGGCCGGAGGAGTCGCTGCGCACCTGCCGGGAGGCCGTGGAGTGGGCGCGCCGGGCAGGGGACACCCGGCTCCAGGCCGCGCTCCAGCTCCGCCTGGCGGACACGCTGGAGCGCCTGGCGGACCCCACCGCAGCGCAACTCCACCGTCACGCTGCGGAAAGGCTCCTCGGAGAGGAGGGTTCCGCCTACGAAATCCGCAGTGGTTCCGAAGAAGATTGA
- a CDS encoding NUDIX domain-containing protein → MTLKDTPEEWQVTATTTPFRGNKTSVRTDSVVMPDGTVVTRDYQVHPGSVAVLALDGEGRVLVLRQYRHPVRHKLWEIPAGLLDVPGENPLHAAQRELYEEAHVKAEDWRVLTDVYTTPGGCDEAVRVFLARDLSEAEGARYEVSEEEADMELARVPLGDLVRGALAGELHNTCLVVGALSAAAALAGDGFDALRPADAPWPARPFEA, encoded by the coding sequence ATGACCTTGAAGGACACGCCCGAGGAGTGGCAGGTCACCGCGACCACGACGCCGTTCCGCGGCAACAAGACGAGTGTCCGCACGGACAGCGTCGTCATGCCCGACGGGACGGTCGTCACACGCGACTACCAGGTGCACCCGGGATCGGTCGCGGTGCTCGCCCTGGACGGCGAGGGCCGCGTCCTCGTCCTGCGCCAGTACCGGCACCCGGTGCGCCACAAGCTGTGGGAGATCCCGGCCGGACTGCTGGACGTCCCCGGTGAGAACCCGCTCCACGCGGCGCAGCGCGAACTGTACGAGGAGGCGCACGTCAAGGCCGAGGACTGGCGGGTGCTCACCGACGTGTACACGACGCCGGGCGGCTGCGACGAGGCCGTGCGCGTCTTCCTCGCCCGCGACCTCTCCGAGGCGGAGGGCGCGCGCTACGAGGTCTCCGAGGAGGAGGCCGACATGGAGCTGGCGCGGGTGCCGCTGGGCGATCTCGTCCGGGGCGCGCTCGCCGGCGAACTCCACAACACCTGCCTGGTCGTCGGCGCCCTCTCCGCGGCGGCGGCCCTGGCGGGCGACGGGTTCGACGCGCTGCGGCCCGCCGACGCGCCCTGGCCGGCCCGTCCGTTCGAGGCCTGA